CGCCGTAACGCCGACGTCATGCCAGAGGCAAAGCATCCTCAGGTCATCTAGTTCCGGGTCAGAAAGGCCGATTGTGCGCCCAAGAATGGCTCCAATCTGCGCAATACTCTCGGTCCGCTCCGGCTCGTAGCATGAACGCTCGTCCGCGTCCTTCCGCATCTGCTCCAAGAGCTTCTTATACTTCTCGAGAAACTCCACGCGGGAAAGAGATGAAGTAGTGTCAGAATCTGTTAAACTTATCATCCTCGTCCCATTGGCATATTCCTCAACAACAGGCGAGATAATCGAGGCGAGCTTCTCCGTCGCACCCTGCACGTCCGATACGGCGTCCTCGATGTCGGAAAGCCTCGATTCGAAATCCTTTAGGTCATTCTGGGCGATCTGGCGCCTCAGCATCCCCACGCTCGAAAGGACAACCGAGAGCGGGTTGTTGATCTGGTGGTTGACGGTTATTGCCGTCTCGACGATCGTCTGAACCTTCTGTGCTATTGCCAGCTTTGCATAAAGATGACTGTAAACAAGCGCTGCTGCGATTTGGCTGGCGAGTATCCCAAGAACACGTCCCGCACTGGCCGGAGCGCGGCTCCCAGCAGACCCAATCAGGGCAGCAACACCAATTGATTTACCAGAGGTCAGCAGCGGGAAACAGACGATTTGCCCAAGGTCTCCGGCCTCCCCATCTTTCCCACCGGCAGAAAGCACTGGCTCGCACGTTCTCACAGCCTGAGCAGCAAGATACTGGATCGTGGCGTCGATTTCCGGCGCGTCCTCCGAGAAGAAAGTTGCTGCCCTTTCGTTTCCTCTTTTCATAGCGCGAAGAACGGGCATACCTGTCCGCTCATCAACAAGAAAGAGATAGCATCTCTCGGCGCCCGTTTCCTCTACAAGCACCTCCGTGGCGACCCTGGAGGTCTCGCCTATGTCCAACGTCGAACTCAGAGCATCTGAGACCTTACGCATCGATGATAGCTCCTCGATCTTCTCCGAATAAAGCCTGTTCGCCCCAGCAAGCGCCTCGACCAGGCCGATCATCTTGATGGAATGGTCGCGCAGCAGCGCAGACATATCTGAAAGCACAGACTTGAGCCGGCGCCCCAACTGAGTGCCGCACTCAGGAAGCGTCTCATCAAACGCTCTGCGCTGCAAAATGCGCTCGAGTGCATCCACAAGCCCGAAAATGTCGCTCTCGAGGCTAGCATTCTCGTCAGAAAAAATGCTGTGGACTTTACTTTCTTTATTCATGGCCGCATTATGTCACAAATCTGTTCTTCCTCGAGTACAGCTCCACCCTACCAAATAGTCTTAAAAAACTCTTGCATGTACGGCTCCTTTTCCGTGAGGCGCTTCTGAATCTCCGCGAGCTGTTCGGGGCTGATGCGCAGCTCGGCAAGCTCATCAGAACTCACTTCGGGAGTTATTACCTCTCCAGTCCAACCTAGTTGACGGCGTTTGCATATCTTGTCCGCTAGGTAGATTGCCCCAGTGATGCCGCCCTTCTCAAGCGCCGCCTCATCGTGATGAAGAGCGATGCAGTCGTGTAGCTCGTCCGGCAAGCTCCAGTAGTCCGCCAGAAACGCACCAGCCTCTTGGTGGTCAAGGCCAAATGTCTCCTTCTCGGCCTCAAGCAACGAGAGCTCACCATTCTTGATGCTCTCGATTATCGCAGCCGACTCCGCCGGAAACAGCCTGAGGAGAGCAAGCCTCCCAATGTCGTGGATGATGCCGGCCGTGAAAGCAACGTCTGGGACAGTCATCTGCGCAGCTGTCGCGATCTGGTTCGCACAAAAGCCGACAGCCAAGAAATGTGTCCAAAGGCCTGCTTTGTTCATGCCTCTTAAGTCGCTATAATCGTGAAAAGTATTGAATATCGAGACCCCTAGCGCGAGCGCCTTGACCGTTTCAACCCCGAGAAGAACCATCGCATGCTCAACGCTCTTGACCTCTTTCTGAAAACCGTAGTAAGGCGAATTGGCCAGCTTTAGCATCTTGCTGGACAGGGCGGGGTCCTCCAAGACGGTCTTCGAGATTCTTGCCATTGAAAGCTTCGGGTTTGAGAGGGCGTCCAGCATTTTATATAACGCTGCCGGCGGCGTCGGGAGTTCCGATATGCGCTTCAGCACTAGCTTGATTTCGTTTACGTGATGGCTCGCAGAGGTCATCATGCCAACCTCGGTGCTCTGTCTTGAGGAGAACGGTCTGAGCCATTGTGCATCGGCAGCCGGACGACTACCTCCGTTCCGCCCTTTTCAGTGCTGCTCAGAGCGATATCACCGTTGTGTTCCTTGACAATCCCATACGCCACGCTCAAGCCGAGACCGGCCCCATTCCCGAATTCGCCAGTCCTAAAAAATGGCTTGAACACTCTGTCAAGATTGAACTCGGAAATGCCCACACCATTGTCGCAAACGGAAAACATAAGCGAGCTACCCTCTCTTGCAGTCCTAACCAAGATCCGCTTGTCATCCAAGTGTTGGACCGCTTGATAGGCGTTCTTCAAAAGATTGACAAATACCTGCTGAACCTGAACACTATCGGCGAAGACGTCTGGCAG
This portion of the bacterium genome encodes:
- a CDS encoding GAF domain-containing protein, coding for MNKESKVHSIFSDENASLESDIFGLVDALERILQRRAFDETLPECGTQLGRRLKSVLSDMSALLRDHSIKMIGLVEALAGANRLYSEKIEELSSMRKVSDALSSTLDIGETSRVATEVLVEETGAERCYLFLVDERTGMPVLRAMKRGNERAATFFSEDAPEIDATIQYLAAQAVRTCEPVLSAGGKDGEAGDLGQIVCFPLLTSGKSIGVAALIGSAGSRAPASAGRVLGILASQIAAALVYSHLYAKLAIAQKVQTIVETAITVNHQINNPLSVVLSSVGMLRRQIAQNDLKDFESRLSDIEDAVSDVQGATEKLASIISPVVEEYANGTRMISLTDSDTTSSLSRVEFLEKYKKLLEQMRKDADERSCYEPERTESIAQIGAILGRTIGLSDPELDDLRMLCLWHDVGVTAIDDKILRKPTELDSDEMRNIKEHPKISERLLQPVHGTGGFVKLVRHHHEDVNGEG
- a CDS encoding HDOD domain-containing protein; this encodes MMTSASHHVNEIKLVLKRISELPTPPAALYKMLDALSNPKLSMARISKTVLEDPALSSKMLKLANSPYYGFQKEVKSVEHAMVLLGVETVKALALGVSIFNTFHDYSDLRGMNKAGLWTHFLAVGFCANQIATAAQMTVPDVAFTAGIIHDIGRLALLRLFPAESAAIIESIKNGELSLLEAEKETFGLDHQEAGAFLADYWSLPDELHDCIALHHDEAALEKGGITGAIYLADKICKRRQLGWTGEVITPEVSSDELAELRISPEQLAEIQKRLTEKEPYMQEFFKTIW